From the genome of Nicotiana sylvestris chromosome 2, ASM39365v2, whole genome shotgun sequence, one region includes:
- the LOC104243882 gene encoding polygalacturonase QRT3, which produces MQPFFCLAFLFLLLNLVVEVANGSLRQLKLYEFQKGLEEKFPSYSSFIYTSSPSPSPEASVPNYSNAKKSEGRVIYPIGYGADPTGTSDSSEAIKEAIGDALKLQNGLGLLPGISDLGGAIIDFQGGNYRINNPIVFPPGVGNIVVKGGTIRVFFFFFCFPCFTLVKGGTIRASDTFPGDRHLIELWSQDSPKLEKDYISHHGNIFDRWDQNFAIRYEGITFRDILFDSGYRGGGLYVIDSARIRITSCFFVHFSTEGVLVQRGHETFISDTFLGQHPTIGGDRGERDFSGIAIDLASNDNAITDVTIFSSAIGIVLRGEANIVTGVHCYNKATYFGGVGILVKASQNRIDNCYLDYNSIVIEDPFLVHISNGYFLGEGNVVLKAINGRIFGLNVINNMFSGNPSKMTPMLNLDGEFTDIDQVVIDQNNVNGMSLKSTAGKLTVAGNGTSWVADFSSILVFPNKINHVQYSFYCRGGVAGFPAHAVTNVSSNVVVIESEKPVDGVVSVFVDQHNIVGEKNFLM; this is translated from the exons ATGCAGCCATTTTTTTGTTTAGCATTCTTGTTTTTACTACTTAATTTGGTTGTAGAAGTGGCCAATGGGTCTCTTAGACAGTTGAAGCTTTATGAATTTCAAAAAGGACTTGAAGAGAAATTCCCTTCTTATTCCTCTTTCATCTATACCTCATCACCTTCACCATCTCCAGAAGCTTCTGTTCCCAATTACTCGAATGCCAAAaag AGTGAAGGAAGGGTAATTTATCCAATAGGGTATGGTGCTGATCCAACAGGGACAAGTGATAGCAGTGAAGCCATAAAAGAGGCTATTGGTGATGCTTTGAAATTGCAAAATGGACTTGGTTTGCTGCCTGGTATTAGTGATTTGGGTGGTGCCATTATTGATTTCCAAGGTGGTAATTACAGAATCAACAATCCTATAGTATTTCCTCCTGGCGTTGGCAATATTGTG GTCAAAGGAGGAACAATAagagtcttcttcttcttcttttgtttccccTGTTTTACTCTT GTCAAAGGAGGAACAATAAGAGCATCCGATACATTTCCAGGCGATAGGCATCTAATTGAGCTATGGTCACAAGATTCTCCTAAGCTTGAAAAAGACTACATTTCTCACCATGGTAACATTTTCGATAGGTGGGACCAAAACTTCGCGATTCGCTACGAGGGCATTACGTTCCGGGACATCCTCTTCGACTCGGGCTATCGAGGAGGAGGTTTATATGTCATTGACTCAGCTAGAATTCGTATAACAAGTTGCTTTTTCGTTCACTTTAGTACGGAAGGAGTTCTCGTTCAGAGAGGCCACGAGACTTTTATATCGGACACTTTCCTAGGGCAACATCCTACAATTGGCGGCGATAGAGGTGAGAGGGATTTCTCAGGCATAGCTATTGATCTTGCTAGCAATGACAATGCCATTACTGATGTTACTATCTTTTCATCAGCAATTGGGATTGTACTTAGGGGTGAGGCTAATATTGTTACAGGGGTACATTGTTACAATAAGGCAACATATTTTGGTGGGGTTGGGATTTTAGTTAAAGCATCCCAAAATAGGATAGATAATTGTTACCTTGACTATAACTCTATAGTCATTGAGGACCCTTTCTTAGTTCACATCTCAAATGGGTATTTTCTTGGAGAGGGTAACGTTGTCTTGAAAGCGATTAACGGTCGAATTTTCGGACTAAATGTCATTAACAACATGTTTAGTGGAAACCCTTCAAAAATGACACCAATGTTGAATTTGGATGGAGAGTTTACTGATATTGATCAAGTTGTGATTGACCAAAATAATGTGAATGGTATGAGCTTGAAGTCAACTGCTGGAAAATTGACTGTTGCTGGAAATGGGACAAGTTGGGTAGCtgatttttcttcaattcttGTTTTTCCTAACAAGATAAATCATGTACAATACTCATTTTATTGTAGAGGAGGGGTTGCTGGATTTCCTGCACATGCTGTAACAAATGTATCAAGTAATGTTGTGGTTATTGAGAGTGAAAAACCAGTTGATGGAGTGGTGTCAGTTTTTGTCGACCAACATAATATTGTGGGTGAAAAGAACTTTCTaatgtaa